From Cyanobium sp. ATX 6F1, a single genomic window includes:
- the mgtA gene encoding magnesium-translocating P-type ATPase has translation MNPPFWRQGSFPSGSTADPAVQPYWSVPLADLLASLQVGPRGLSQEQAAERLRRHGPNSLAAPTRSGAPELLLRQFTSPIILILAAAALLSFLLDSPVDGLIILVIVLVSGLLGFIQEHGAEGAVRELLRTVELRTNVWRDGAELIIPSTAVVPGDIVLLSAGASIPADARLIEERDLSVDEAALTGESFPVNKQVGEYPAATPLSGRLNLLHLGTHVVSGTGRAVVVQTGRGTAFGAIAARMRLRRSETEFERGVRRFGYLLLEVTLTLVVAIFAFNVYLQRPVIDSFLFSLALGVGLTPQLLPAVISVNLASGARRMARRQVIVKRLASIENFGSMDVLCSDKTGTLTEGEAQVQFAWGVEGTDSARTLLLAYANATFQSGYVNPIDTAIKGRGPLDLEGWSKLDEVPFDFLRKRQSVLLAHRGQSVLVTKGALNRVLEVCTTAERSDGSVVPIEAVREGLQERYRSLSAEGYRQLGVAVREDLTGAVATRESERGMRFVGLVALSDPLKPAIASTVAELRGLGVRLKLITGDNALIAARIGREAGLLEPEVITGSQLLSISDQALPLRAQACDIFAEVEPNQKERLIAALRRAGHVVGYMGDGINDAPALHAADVGLSVQGAVDVAKEAADIVLLEQDLAVLADGIREGRTTFANTLKYVFMATSANFGNMFSMAGASLLLPFLPLLPKQILLTNLLTDLPEMTIATDRVDRDWIERPRRWSIPFIQRFMLTFGLVSSLFDYLTFAVLLWVLRGDPAQFRTGWFVESVISAASIVLVVRTRGPLLRSRPSRPLMLATLVVVLLTLLLPYSPLAAPFGFVPLPASFLALLALILLAYVLAAEAAKGWFYRQTVNA, from the coding sequence TTGAATCCTCCATTCTGGCGGCAAGGATCCTTTCCAAGCGGATCCACTGCCGATCCCGCCGTGCAGCCCTACTGGAGCGTTCCCCTCGCCGACCTGCTGGCCTCACTGCAGGTGGGGCCCCGGGGCCTCAGCCAAGAGCAGGCGGCCGAACGCCTGCGGCGCCATGGCCCCAACAGCCTGGCCGCACCGACGCGCTCCGGGGCCCCCGAGCTGTTGCTGCGCCAGTTCACCAGCCCGATCATCCTGATCCTGGCCGCGGCCGCGCTGCTCTCGTTTCTGCTCGACTCCCCGGTGGACGGGCTGATCATCCTGGTGATCGTGCTGGTCAGTGGCCTGCTGGGGTTCATCCAGGAACATGGCGCCGAGGGGGCCGTACGTGAGTTGCTGCGCACCGTCGAACTGCGCACCAATGTCTGGCGCGATGGAGCCGAGCTGATCATCCCGAGCACGGCGGTGGTGCCGGGTGACATCGTGCTGCTCTCGGCCGGAGCCAGCATTCCCGCCGACGCCCGCCTGATCGAGGAGCGCGATCTGAGCGTGGATGAGGCGGCCCTTACCGGCGAGAGCTTTCCGGTGAACAAGCAGGTGGGGGAGTACCCCGCCGCAACCCCCCTGAGCGGCCGCCTGAACCTGCTGCACCTGGGCACCCATGTGGTCAGCGGCACCGGCCGGGCGGTGGTGGTGCAGACGGGTCGGGGCACCGCCTTCGGAGCGATCGCGGCGCGGATGCGACTGCGCCGCAGTGAGACGGAGTTCGAGCGCGGTGTGCGTCGCTTCGGCTACCTGCTGTTGGAGGTGACCTTGACCTTGGTGGTCGCCATCTTCGCCTTCAACGTCTACCTGCAGCGCCCGGTGATCGATTCGTTCCTGTTTTCCCTGGCCCTGGGGGTGGGACTGACGCCCCAGCTGCTGCCGGCGGTGATCAGCGTCAACCTGGCGAGTGGCGCCCGGCGCATGGCCAGGCGCCAGGTGATCGTCAAGCGCCTGGCCTCGATCGAGAACTTCGGCAGCATGGATGTGCTCTGCTCCGACAAGACCGGCACCCTCACTGAAGGGGAGGCCCAGGTTCAGTTCGCCTGGGGGGTCGAGGGCACTGACAGCGCCCGCACCCTGTTGCTGGCCTACGCCAACGCCACGTTCCAGAGCGGGTACGTCAACCCGATTGACACGGCGATCAAGGGGCGGGGACCCCTGGATCTGGAGGGCTGGAGCAAGCTCGATGAGGTGCCCTTCGACTTCCTGCGCAAGCGTCAGAGTGTGCTGCTCGCCCACCGCGGCCAGAGCGTGCTGGTGACCAAGGGGGCCCTGAACAGGGTGCTGGAGGTCTGCACCACGGCCGAGCGCAGCGATGGTTCGGTGGTGCCGATCGAGGCGGTGCGCGAGGGCCTGCAGGAGCGCTACCGCAGCCTCAGCGCCGAGGGCTACCGGCAGCTGGGGGTGGCCGTTCGCGAGGACCTCACGGGCGCGGTGGCGACGCGGGAGTCGGAGCGGGGGATGCGCTTCGTGGGCCTGGTGGCCCTGAGCGATCCGCTCAAGCCCGCCATCGCCAGCACCGTGGCTGAGTTGCGGGGGCTGGGGGTGCGGCTGAAGCTGATCACCGGCGACAACGCCCTGATCGCGGCCCGCATCGGCCGGGAGGCCGGACTGCTGGAGCCTGAGGTGATCACCGGCTCCCAGCTGCTCTCGATCAGTGATCAGGCGCTGCCGCTGCGGGCCCAGGCCTGCGACATCTTCGCCGAGGTGGAGCCCAACCAGAAGGAACGGTTGATCGCGGCCCTGCGCCGGGCGGGCCACGTGGTGGGCTACATGGGCGATGGCATCAACGACGCCCCGGCTCTCCATGCCGCCGATGTGGGCCTGTCGGTGCAGGGCGCGGTGGACGTGGCCAAGGAGGCTGCAGACATCGTTTTGCTGGAGCAGGATCTGGCGGTGCTCGCCGATGGCATCCGTGAGGGGCGCACCACCTTCGCCAACACGCTCAAGTACGTGTTCATGGCCACCAGCGCCAACTTCGGCAACATGTTTTCGATGGCCGGCGCCTCGTTGCTGCTGCCGTTTCTGCCGCTGCTGCCCAAGCAGATCCTGCTCACCAACCTGCTCACCGATCTGCCGGAGATGACGATCGCCACCGACCGGGTGGATCGCGACTGGATCGAGCGCCCCCGGCGTTGGAGCATTCCCTTCATCCAGCGCTTCATGCTCACCTTCGGGTTGGTGAGTTCGCTGTTCGACTACCTCACCTTCGCCGTCTTGCTCTGGGTGCTGCGGGGGGATCCCGCCCAGTTCCGCACCGGCTGGTTCGTGGAATCGGTGATCTCGGCGGCCTCGATCGTGCTGGTGGTGCGCACCCGGGGCCCGCTTCTGCGCAGCCGCCCCTCCCGTCCCCTCATGCTGGCCACCCTGGTGGTGGTGCTGCTGACGCTGCTGTTGCCCTATTCCCCCCTGGCGGCCCCCTTCGGCTTTGTGCCCCTGCCGGCCAGCTTCCTGGCGCTGCTGGCCCTGATCCTGCTGGCCTATGTGCTGGCCGCTGAGGCGGCGAAGGGCTGGTTCTACCGGCAGACGGTGAACGCGTGA
- a CDS encoding polysaccharide deacetylase family protein, whose amino-acid sequence MPPAVGRSSPGHGYESEVDYRCRLGVDLERNSQLIEQRRGYCPRAIVWPYGRHNATATSVAMELGMPLASLRRVQMTAYMGGAQRLERELAVRRQDTGDTARAVKAMHVDLDNFDAPNPEQIDGVRTALGSAGASCSGRRNRRASGVLAA is encoded by the coding sequence ATGCCGCCTGCAGTTGGCCGCTCCAGTCCGGGCCATGGGTACGAGAGCGAAGTCGATTATCGCTGCCGCCTCGGGGTTGATCTTGAGCGCAACAGCCAACTGATCGAGCAGCGGCGGGGGTACTGCCCGCGGGCGATCGTCTGGCCCTACGGCCGCCACAACGCCACGGCCACTTCGGTGGCCATGGAACTGGGCATGCCCCTGGCGTCGCTCCGGCGGGTGCAGATGACCGCCTACATGGGCGGCGCCCAGCGGCTGGAGCGCGAGCTGGCCGTGCGCCGCCAGGACACCGGCGATACCGCCCGGGCGGTGAAGGCGATGCACGTCGATCTCGACAACTTCGACGCCCCCAACCCCGAGCAGATCGATGGGGTCAGAACGGCTCTGGGATCCGCTGGGGCGAGCTGTTCGGGTCGACGTAATCGCCGCGCTTCTGGCGTTTTGGCAGCGTGA
- a CDS encoding ABC transporter ATP-binding protein/permease — protein sequence MSPTLVTFAAEFRQLAADFLLPARHRQRQRPLLAFAALLLVAATLALGLSALVIGAAAQLLDAALGRARLDLAFPYLRSALTLYGSAQIRLIAVGLTLAGLIGALVAARRLGRVLARRWLALAALVLVLVVATAVDVAFTEGNGAVMEALNVRSAERFWGTAAGLSAIYLVTLPVQYLNSYGQQRFALAWRDRTTTVLSDAYLGGQNYYHLEARAAGVGGIDNPDQRIADDIQRAVFSSTDLFFGFCTSLLSLAAYVLVLFQISGLLVLTLLVATVLGNGVIVQLVRRLAALGFRQQSLEADFRFALMHVRSHGESIAFLRGEAREARGLRGRFARVLLNFERVIRWRVLVEQGTGLYGFLMQFVPYLVLSGAYFSGRVSLGQLTVGSIAFGQVQAALSFLIVRADDFSSLFASLHRIGELRGAMVTRPRKPAVSMAAPRRAVDSPELELHQLSVSDPGGGPPLIERLDLRLQRGGRLLITGPSGCGKTSLLRVLCGLAPAAGGSFSGPSPSEWMVLPQAPYMTLGSLREQLLYGLPLEAPPLPDDALREAMVEAGLGSLAERYPDLGVEDDWARLLSGGEQQRLGFARLLLAERPFVLLDEATSALDLDAERQLYGLLERQGVAVISVGHRPSLRAFHQSLLRLDGRGGWTLEPA from the coding sequence GTGAGCCCCACGCTGGTCACCTTTGCCGCCGAGTTTCGTCAACTGGCCGCGGATTTTCTGCTGCCGGCCCGCCATCGCCAGCGCCAGCGCCCGCTGCTGGCCTTCGCCGCCCTGCTGCTGGTGGCGGCCACCCTGGCCCTGGGGCTCTCCGCCCTGGTGATCGGCGCCGCGGCCCAGCTGCTGGATGCCGCCCTCGGCCGGGCCCGCCTTGATCTGGCCTTCCCCTACCTGCGCTCGGCCCTGACCCTCTACGGCAGTGCTCAGATCCGCCTGATCGCCGTGGGGCTGACCCTGGCGGGGTTGATCGGGGCCCTGGTGGCGGCCCGACGGCTGGGGCGGGTGCTGGCGAGGCGCTGGCTGGCCCTGGCCGCTCTGGTGCTGGTGCTGGTGGTGGCCACGGCGGTGGATGTGGCCTTCACCGAGGGCAATGGGGCGGTGATGGAGGCCCTCAACGTGCGCAGCGCCGAGCGTTTCTGGGGAACGGCGGCGGGGTTGAGCGCGATCTATCTGGTCACCCTGCCGGTGCAGTACCTCAACAGCTACGGCCAGCAGCGTTTCGCCCTGGCCTGGCGCGATCGCACCACCACGGTGCTCTCTGACGCCTACCTGGGTGGCCAGAACTACTACCACCTGGAGGCCCGAGCCGCAGGCGTGGGGGGGATCGACAACCCCGACCAGCGCATCGCCGACGACATCCAACGGGCGGTGTTCAGTTCCACCGATCTGTTCTTCGGTTTCTGCACCTCGTTGCTGTCCCTGGCGGCCTACGTGCTGGTGCTGTTCCAGATCAGTGGACTGTTGGTGCTGACCCTGCTGGTGGCCACCGTGCTGGGCAACGGCGTGATCGTGCAGCTGGTGCGGCGGCTGGCTGCTTTGGGGTTTCGCCAGCAATCTCTCGAGGCCGATTTCCGCTTCGCCCTGATGCACGTGCGCAGCCACGGTGAAAGCATCGCCTTCCTGCGCGGCGAGGCCCGGGAAGCGCGGGGGCTGCGGGGCCGTTTCGCCCGGGTGCTCCTCAACTTTGAACGGGTGATCCGCTGGCGGGTGCTGGTGGAGCAGGGCACGGGGCTCTACGGCTTCCTGATGCAGTTCGTGCCCTATCTGGTGCTCTCGGGCGCCTACTTCAGTGGCCGCGTCAGCCTCGGTCAGCTCACGGTGGGAAGCATCGCCTTCGGCCAGGTGCAGGCGGCATTGTCGTTTCTGATCGTGCGCGCCGATGATTTTTCCAGCCTGTTCGCCAGCCTGCACCGGATCGGCGAACTGCGCGGCGCCATGGTGACCCGCCCCCGCAAACCGGCGGTCTCGATGGCCGCACCAAGGCGCGCCGTCGACTCGCCCGAGCTTGAGCTGCACCAGCTCAGCGTCTCCGATCCGGGGGGCGGCCCGCCCCTGATCGAGCGCCTTGATCTGCGCCTGCAGCGCGGGGGGCGGCTCCTGATCACCGGCCCCAGTGGCTGCGGCAAGACCAGCCTGCTGCGGGTGCTCTGTGGGCTGGCCCCCGCCGCCGGCGGTTCCTTCAGCGGGCCGTCCCCGTCTGAATGGATGGTGCTGCCCCAGGCGCCCTACATGACCCTGGGCAGCCTGCGGGAGCAGCTCCTCTACGGCCTGCCGCTGGAGGCGCCGCCGTTGCCGGATGACGCCCTGCGGGAGGCAATGGTCGAGGCGGGACTCGGTTCCCTGGCGGAGCGCTATCCGGATCTGGGAGTCGAAGACGATTGGGCGCGGCTGCTCTCCGGCGGCGAGCAGCAACGGCTCGGCTTCGCCCGCCTGCTGCTGGCGGAGCGCCCCTTCGTGCTGCTCGACGAGGCCACCAGCGCCCTGGATCTCGACGCCGAGCGACAGCTCTATGGGCTGCTGGAGCGCCAGGGCGTCGCCGTGATCAGCGTCGGGCATCGCCCCAGCCTGCGGGCCTTCCACCAGTCGCTGCTGCGGCTTGATGGCCGGGGCGGCTGGACGCTTGAGCCGGCCTGA
- a CDS encoding linear amide C-N hydrolase: MGLLKHSWASMLFASLIALPIHPASACSRAVYFGQEGQTVTGRSMDWLEDMQTNLWIFPRGMKRDGGMGVKGLQWVSHYGSVIASVYEAGTADGMNEKGLVANLLFLVESEYPSAKNDTRPQVSIAAWTQYVLDRFATVDEAVAAMRKEAFRPISVIAPNGVEGKIHLSISDPSGDSAIFEYIGGKLVIHHGRKYQVMTNSPAYDQQLALNEYWKQIGGTVMLPGTNRAADRFARASFYINAAQQSANPREAVASVFSVMRNVSVPRGISTPGQPNISSTIWRTVADQKNRVYFFEDTASPSLVWVKLTQIDFKAVSGVRKLSLHTNPGLGGDQTANFKEAQPFTFLAPQ, encoded by the coding sequence ATGGGCTTGCTCAAGCATTCATGGGCCTCAATGCTGTTCGCTTCTTTGATCGCCTTACCCATTCACCCCGCATCGGCCTGTAGCCGCGCAGTTTACTTCGGACAGGAGGGGCAGACCGTCACCGGCAGAAGTATGGACTGGCTAGAAGACATGCAGACGAATCTGTGGATCTTCCCTCGAGGGATGAAACGTGATGGCGGCATGGGAGTTAAGGGTCTTCAGTGGGTCAGTCATTACGGCAGTGTGATCGCATCCGTCTATGAAGCGGGTACGGCCGACGGCATGAACGAAAAGGGGCTGGTCGCTAATTTGCTCTTCCTGGTGGAAAGTGAATATCCAAGCGCCAAGAACGACACCCGTCCCCAGGTTTCCATCGCCGCATGGACGCAATACGTCCTCGACCGCTTCGCAACAGTCGACGAGGCCGTCGCAGCAATGCGCAAGGAGGCTTTCCGCCCGATCAGTGTGATCGCCCCGAATGGAGTCGAGGGCAAGATTCACCTGTCGATTTCAGATCCCTCTGGCGATTCGGCCATTTTTGAGTATATCGGTGGAAAGCTTGTGATCCACCATGGTCGCAAGTATCAAGTGATGACGAATTCTCCCGCTTACGACCAGCAGCTGGCCCTGAATGAATATTGGAAGCAAATCGGCGGCACGGTGATGCTGCCTGGTACGAACCGCGCTGCCGATCGCTTTGCCCGCGCCAGCTTCTACATCAACGCAGCTCAGCAGTCGGCCAATCCGCGCGAGGCGGTCGCCTCCGTCTTCAGCGTGATGCGTAACGTCAGCGTCCCCCGCGGTATCAGTACGCCGGGCCAACCCAACATCTCATCAACCATTTGGCGTACGGTCGCGGACCAAAAGAACAGGGTCTACTTCTTCGAAGACACGGCCAGCCCCAGTCTTGTATGGGTCAAGCTCACTCAGATCGATTTCAAGGCGGTTTCAGGCGTCCGTAAGCTCTCCCTCCACACGAATCCCGGTCTGGGCGGGGACCAGACGGCCAACTTCAAGGAGGCCCAGCCTTTTA
- a CDS encoding FUSC family protein, with protein sequence MTAAAGSLPLGRQLRLALTIGLAAALANAVAHAFALGSHPVAYATLIAALVIRPDFTPWPLVFYPALTAVAALGLFFGLGISAAFSGAPEVFLFAIAAAGSLVIGLTFPAKLAPLGVLLPVLAVLPLLSAGPTLDSTARQLVGVVLGLVVGSLVQALLAPAGAGKVDGVIAEVKPEAPPDLPLAQRLGRGFRSPWFWRKLVLASLALAIGEGIGAVTPKYLYFGVVLLLDDSVGATAARVKDRLIGVSLGVLMPLLVFNSFGMSELAVGLVMGGTASLVNALGLSGYLRTALISSGVAFIGYGPLVAWYIPHRWIDYSLGSALALLAGLLIAPQWALRRYRVLAALPDPSTQQRQELSELTAAASSEARLLGERL encoded by the coding sequence GTGACGGCGGCGGCCGGCAGCCTCCCCCTGGGGCGGCAACTCAGGCTTGCGCTCACCATTGGCCTCGCCGCGGCCCTGGCCAACGCCGTGGCCCACGCCTTCGCTCTCGGTTCCCATCCCGTGGCCTACGCCACTCTGATCGCCGCCCTGGTGATCCGACCTGACTTCACGCCCTGGCCTTTGGTTTTCTATCCGGCCCTGACCGCCGTGGCCGCCTTGGGGCTGTTCTTCGGCCTGGGCATCAGCGCCGCTTTCAGTGGCGCGCCTGAGGTGTTCCTGTTCGCCATCGCGGCGGCCGGCAGTCTGGTGATCGGCCTCACCTTCCCGGCCAAGCTCGCCCCGCTCGGGGTGCTGCTGCCGGTGCTGGCGGTGTTGCCCCTGCTCAGCGCGGGCCCCACCCTGGATTCCACGGCCCGTCAGTTGGTGGGGGTGGTTCTGGGTCTGGTGGTGGGTTCCCTGGTGCAGGCCCTGCTGGCCCCGGCTGGAGCCGGGAAGGTTGACGGTGTGATCGCGGAGGTGAAACCGGAAGCACCCCCTGATCTCCCCCTGGCCCAGCGTCTGGGCCGGGGCTTTCGCTCCCCCTGGTTCTGGCGCAAGCTCGTGCTGGCCAGCCTGGCCCTGGCGATCGGCGAGGGAATCGGAGCCGTCACCCCCAAATACCTCTACTTCGGTGTGGTGTTGCTGCTTGACGACAGCGTGGGGGCCACCGCCGCCAGGGTGAAGGACCGATTGATCGGCGTGAGCCTCGGGGTGCTGATGCCGCTGCTGGTGTTCAACAGCTTTGGGATGTCGGAGCTGGCGGTGGGCTTGGTGATGGGGGGCACGGCGTCCCTGGTGAACGCCCTGGGGCTCTCCGGCTACCTGCGCACGGCGCTGATTTCCAGCGGCGTGGCCTTCATCGGCTATGGCCCCCTGGTGGCCTGGTACATCCCCCACCGCTGGATCGACTACAGCCTGGGCTCGGCGCTGGCGCTGCTGGCAGGTCTGCTGATCGCGCCCCAGTGGGCCCTGCGCCGCTACCGGGTGTTGGCCGCCCTGCCCGATCCATCCACGCAGCAGCGCCAGGAGCTGTCGGAGCTCACGGCTGCCGCGTCATCGGAGGCGCGGTTGCTGGGCGAGCGGCTTTAA
- a CDS encoding TolC family protein: MLRRHLTGIVLGLGSWAGVLVILPLTLSFGSSARADQAPGASQPLALSLLQARELGLNQSLGRRQSSLGVRQAEAALAITGSRFLPHLNLVGLGSYAQVGSNVGFISNLATVGDLNFSLGRNGYTVIRNSFGNVGLALNYSLLDFSRTPLRQVASAELGVSRAVNAEQERRSRFEITAGYLNLQLADALIPAWQAALTLSNRLRRDVDAIRAKGLAARIDSFQAEALVATDEAGLAEARGQRRIASISLARVLNLPAQQTLVASDFLSPVAAWPLDEAASLAAALRQRPALEAIELQRQADLARARLARSALLPSLGVVLGGGINGDKLTFANTGNLNASAAVGSKGVAGSLPVASNGTASGSFYDYGVLLTLRQPLFDGGASRSSAELAQLLAESKAVARQQAEQLIVQTVQTWLSSQQTAGLQLEAARRAVAANERAVGDAQLRYRGSVAPLTDVLIAQRDLQVARAARATAIHRWNLAQAGLELETGEHDDRPWAFPPAEVPAPRQQRHPSAAARR; this comes from the coding sequence TTGCTGCGACGACACCTGACGGGGATCGTGCTGGGGCTGGGGAGCTGGGCAGGCGTGCTGGTGATCCTCCCCCTGACGCTGAGCTTCGGTTCGAGTGCCCGCGCGGACCAGGCTCCAGGCGCGTCCCAGCCCCTGGCCCTCAGCCTGCTCCAGGCCCGGGAGCTGGGGCTGAACCAATCCCTGGGGCGCCGCCAGAGCAGCCTTGGGGTGCGACAGGCCGAGGCGGCCCTGGCGATCACCGGCAGCCGCTTCCTGCCCCACCTGAACCTGGTCGGTCTGGGGAGCTACGCCCAGGTGGGGAGCAACGTCGGCTTCATTTCCAACCTGGCCACCGTCGGCGATCTCAACTTCTCCCTGGGACGCAATGGCTACACCGTGATCCGGAACAGCTTCGGCAACGTCGGACTGGCCCTCAATTACAGCCTGCTCGATTTCAGCCGGACGCCCCTGCGCCAGGTGGCCAGCGCCGAGTTGGGGGTGAGCCGGGCCGTCAACGCGGAACAGGAACGGCGCAGCCGCTTTGAGATCACCGCCGGGTATCTGAATCTCCAACTCGCCGATGCCCTGATTCCGGCGTGGCAGGCGGCCCTGACGCTCTCCAACCGGCTGCGCCGGGATGTGGACGCCATCCGGGCCAAGGGCCTGGCGGCCCGCATCGACAGCTTCCAGGCCGAGGCCCTGGTGGCCACCGATGAAGCTGGATTGGCCGAGGCCCGCGGCCAGCGGCGCATCGCTTCGATCAGCCTGGCGCGGGTGCTGAACCTGCCCGCCCAGCAGACGCTGGTGGCCAGCGATTTCCTGAGCCCCGTGGCCGCCTGGCCCCTGGATGAAGCGGCCAGCCTCGCCGCCGCCCTGCGCCAGCGGCCGGCCCTTGAGGCGATCGAGCTACAACGCCAGGCGGACCTGGCCAGGGCCCGGCTGGCCCGCTCCGCCCTGCTTCCCAGCCTCGGGGTGGTGCTGGGGGGCGGCATCAACGGCGACAAGCTGACGTTCGCCAACACAGGCAACCTCAACGCCTCCGCCGCCGTCGGATCGAAAGGGGTCGCTGGAAGCCTGCCGGTGGCCAGCAACGGCACCGCCTCCGGCTCCTTCTACGACTACGGCGTCCTGCTCACCCTGCGCCAGCCCCTGTTCGACGGCGGAGCCAGCCGTTCCAGCGCCGAGCTGGCCCAGCTGCTGGCGGAGAGCAAGGCGGTGGCGCGCCAGCAGGCCGAACAGCTGATCGTGCAGACCGTGCAGACCTGGCTCAGCTCCCAGCAGACCGCCGGCCTGCAGCTCGAAGCGGCCCGGCGGGCCGTTGCCGCCAACGAGCGGGCCGTGGGCGATGCCCAGCTGCGCTACCGGGGCTCCGTGGCACCGCTGACGGACGTGCTGATCGCCCAGCGTGATCTGCAGGTGGCCCGGGCGGCCCGGGCCACGGCGATCCACCGTTGGAACCTGGCCCAGGCGGGCCTGGAGCTGGAAACGGGGGAGCACGATGATCGTCCATGGGCCTTCCCACCTGCTGAGGTCCCAGCCCCACGCCAACAACGCCACCCATCTGCTGCAGCACGGCGGTAG
- a CDS encoding HlyD family secretion protein, which translates to MLSKRTGGVMAGVVALLGVGAWAISHWGIESTDDAQIQAHLYRMSSRLPGTVAQVLVEANQPVRKGQVLLRLDDSDQRAAVGRAEADLAAALAKAEAARVTVGADRSEADASRQQADGAQLEAKAELERTRTDLERFQRLHAAGAASQQQLELARSQFLQAEGRLSRSAGSRATAQSDQAKISVDRSKAVAAASEVLQARSALASARLQLGYTTVVAPADAVVGAREVEPGQSVQPSQGLLSLVGRSLWVEANFKETQVGQMRAHNRAEVHVDALPGVSFQGQVSSLSPASGARFALLPPDNATGNFTKVVQRVTVRIDLEPAALERWRARLKPGLSVTAQVHT; encoded by the coding sequence ATGCTCAGCAAACGCACCGGTGGCGTGATGGCCGGCGTGGTGGCCCTGCTCGGGGTAGGCGCCTGGGCGATCAGCCATTGGGGCATCGAGAGCACCGACGACGCCCAGATCCAGGCGCACCTCTACCGGATGTCGAGCCGCCTGCCGGGCACCGTGGCCCAGGTGCTCGTGGAGGCCAACCAACCGGTGCGCAAGGGGCAGGTTCTGCTGCGCCTCGACGACTCCGACCAGCGGGCCGCCGTGGGCCGGGCGGAGGCCGATCTGGCCGCGGCCCTGGCCAAGGCCGAGGCCGCCCGGGTCACCGTGGGCGCCGACCGCAGTGAGGCCGACGCCAGCCGCCAGCAGGCGGACGGCGCCCAGTTGGAGGCGAAGGCCGAACTGGAGCGCACGCGCACCGATCTGGAGCGATTCCAGCGGCTCCACGCCGCCGGGGCCGCCTCCCAGCAGCAACTGGAGCTGGCCCGCAGCCAGTTTCTGCAGGCCGAGGGGCGCCTGAGTCGCAGCGCCGGCAGCCGCGCCACGGCCCAGAGTGATCAGGCGAAGATCTCGGTCGATCGCAGCAAGGCGGTGGCCGCCGCCTCCGAAGTGCTCCAGGCCCGTTCAGCCCTGGCCAGCGCCAGGCTGCAGCTGGGCTACACCACCGTGGTCGCTCCAGCCGATGCGGTGGTGGGCGCCCGCGAGGTGGAACCGGGCCAGTCGGTGCAACCCAGCCAGGGGCTGCTCAGCCTGGTGGGGCGCAGCCTGTGGGTGGAGGCCAACTTCAAGGAGACCCAGGTGGGGCAGATGCGCGCGCACAACCGGGCCGAGGTCCATGTCGACGCCCTGCCCGGGGTCAGCTTCCAAGGGCAGGTGAGCAGTCTCTCGCCGGCCTCCGGGGCCCGCTTCGCCCTGCTCCCCCCCGACAACGCGACCGGCAACTTCACCAAGGTGGTGCAGCGGGTGACCGTGCGCATCGACCTCGAGCCCGCCGCCCTGGAGCGCTGGCGGGCGCGGCTGAAACCGGGGCTCTCGGTGACGGCCCAGGTGCACACCTGA
- the ppk2 gene encoding polyphosphate kinase 2: MGHRHDKHKGTLAESSASETPQKKLSRKNYERELEGLQVELVQLQQWVVKTGAKVCILFEGRDGAGKGGAIRRITERVSPRVFRVVALPAPSDREKTQMFVQRYLPHLPAGGEVVIFDRSWYNRAGVERVMGFCSQEAVERFLRMAPSVEKAIVDSGVTLLKYWLEVDQEEQTRRLEGRIHDGRKTWKLTPMDLESYSRWYDYSRARDAMFAATDSAHAPWFVVDSNDKKCARLNIIRHLLDQIPYEPIKAPSITLPKRQKRGDYVDPNSSPQRIPEPF; the protein is encoded by the coding sequence ATGGGCCACCGACACGACAAGCACAAAGGAACCTTGGCGGAGAGCAGCGCTTCCGAGACTCCACAGAAGAAGCTCTCCCGCAAGAACTACGAGCGGGAACTCGAAGGGCTCCAGGTCGAACTGGTGCAGCTCCAGCAGTGGGTGGTGAAGACCGGCGCCAAGGTCTGCATCCTGTTTGAGGGGCGGGACGGCGCCGGCAAGGGGGGCGCGATCCGGCGGATCACCGAGCGGGTCAGCCCCCGCGTCTTTCGGGTGGTGGCCCTGCCGGCCCCCAGCGACCGGGAGAAGACCCAGATGTTCGTGCAGCGCTACCTACCCCATCTGCCCGCCGGCGGCGAAGTGGTGATCTTCGATCGCAGTTGGTACAACCGCGCCGGCGTGGAACGGGTGATGGGCTTCTGTTCACAAGAAGCCGTGGAGCGGTTCCTGCGCATGGCACCCAGCGTGGAAAAGGCGATCGTGGATTCAGGCGTGACGTTGCTGAAGTACTGGCTGGAGGTGGATCAGGAGGAGCAGACCCGGCGGCTGGAGGGGCGCATCCACGACGGCCGCAAGACCTGGAAGCTCACGCCGATGGATCTGGAGTCGTATAGCCGCTGGTACGACTACTCCCGCGCCCGCGATGCCATGTTCGCCGCCACCGACAGTGCCCATGCCCCCTGGTTCGTGGTTGATTCCAACGACAAGAAGTGCGCCCGGCTGAACATCATCCGCCACCTGCTCGATCAGATCCCCTACGAGCCCATCAAGGCCCCGTCGATCACGCTGCCAAAACGCCAGAAGCGCGGCGATTACGTCGACCCGAACAGCTCGCCCCAGCGGATCCCAGAGCCGTTCTGA